A genomic segment from Thamnophis elegans isolate rThaEle1 chromosome 3, rThaEle1.pri, whole genome shotgun sequence encodes:
- the TMEM174 gene encoding transmembrane protein 174 yields MDQNHNTAEDTSANGFSVSPCRQNPSEIPASEDDKAGAALFFSGLILGVVGITFTVIGWVKYEGVIHFEWTRLLGPTLFLMGVTFLLTAVFKFKIFSCNACNQNEESSLDTERTYNGLYAGVRQPITLHGAAMIPYLPSPAQGRVFTNSANWQQVLNHSEFLPGSTSIIPILNHPHSANVTPMGSSALSEENYSAYLTVDTISERSTNSLEEPEEILDEDLGNDSIPPPYEKLFPLLS; encoded by the exons ATGGATCAAAACCACAACACTGCAGAAGATACCTCTGCCAATGGGTTTTCTGTCTCTCCTTGCCGGCAAAATCCCTCTGAAATTCCTGCATCTGAAGATGACAAAGCTGGTGCAGCATTATTTTTCTCTGGACTCATTTTGGGGGTTGTAGGAATCACCTTCACTGTGATTGGATGGGTGAAATATGAAGGTGTCATTCATTTTGAATGGACTCGATTGCTTGGACCCACTCTGTTTTTAATGGGTGTGacatttctgctgactgctgtgttcaaatttaaaatattctCCTGCAACGCTTGCAACCAGAATGAAGAAAGCTCACTTGACACCGAAAGAACATATAATGGGCTTTACGCTGGAGTTAGGCAGCCCATCACTCTTCATGGAGCTGCAATGATTCCTTACCTGCCTTCTCCAGCCCAAGGAAGGGTTTTTACCAATTCAGCCAATTGGCAACAAGTATTGAACCATTCTGAATTTCTCCCTGGCTCCACATCAATAATTCCTATTCTTAATCATCCTCATTCTGCTAATGTCACTCCCATGGGCAGCTCAGCTCTTTCAGAAGAGAATTATTCTGCTTATCTTACAGTGGACACCATAAGTGAAAG GTCAACTAACAGTCTTGAGGAACCTGAAGAGATATTGGATGAAGATCTTGGCAACGATTCCATACCTCCTCCTTATGAGAAGCTATTCCCACTTTTGTCATAA